A region from the Solibacillus sp. FSL H8-0523 genome encodes:
- a CDS encoding class I SAM-dependent methyltransferase produces MCRVTIVTTAGRPDEESLKLAEFASSELGATIIPRQKRSVKKLSEIYDANVIVAGKNRYEYYAKGAEAPFFFHPNSAAFRLKRVARGEQEPLLTACNLKQGDSFLDCTLGIGSDSLLAAFTVGEAGKVTGLEADQNVAFIVKNGMKTYDTTELPLTACMRHIEVIHADALTYLQQQLDNSFDVVYMDPMFEQIIEESTNFEALRHAGSHIALSDDWVAEAKRVARKRVVLKAHYESEWFERYGFMRDVRLSAKFHYGVIQKNGDA; encoded by the coding sequence ATGTGCCGAGTAACGATTGTCACAACAGCTGGGCGACCTGATGAGGAATCTTTGAAGCTTGCTGAGTTTGCGAGTAGCGAACTCGGTGCAACAATCATTCCGCGTCAAAAGCGTTCAGTTAAGAAATTATCGGAAATTTATGATGCGAACGTCATCGTAGCTGGTAAAAATCGTTATGAATATTATGCGAAAGGTGCTGAGGCGCCTTTCTTTTTTCATCCGAATTCAGCAGCGTTTCGCTTAAAGCGTGTGGCGCGCGGGGAACAGGAGCCGCTTTTGACTGCATGTAACTTAAAGCAGGGGGATTCGTTTTTAGATTGTACGCTCGGCATTGGTTCCGATAGCTTGCTTGCGGCCTTTACAGTAGGCGAAGCGGGCAAAGTGACGGGCCTTGAAGCGGATCAAAACGTGGCGTTCATCGTGAAAAATGGGATGAAGACGTATGATACGACCGAGCTTCCGTTAACGGCTTGTATGCGTCACATCGAAGTGATTCACGCAGATGCGCTTACATACTTACAGCAACAGCTGGATAATAGCTTTGATGTGGTGTACATGGACCCGATGTTTGAGCAAATCATCGAAGAATCCACGAATTTCGAGGCGCTGCGTCATGCGGGCAGCCATATTGCGTTAAGTGATGACTGGGTAGCCGAGGCAAAGCGCGTGGCGAGAAAGCGTGTCGTGTTAAAGGCGCATTACGAGTCGGAGTGGTTTGAACGCTACGGCTTTATGCGTGACGTGCGTTTAAGTGCAAAATTTCATTATGGGGTAATCCAAAAAAACGGTGACGCCTAA
- a CDS encoding LysM domain-containing protein, whose product MYNFFMDGVQLPVAPPSMSMQINNKNETITLINEGEVNILKKAGLTDIEFEVEFPNSKYPYAVYPNGYQPATYFLEHLEKLKVSQEPFQFIVNRMKPDGSLLFDTNMTVSLEEYPIDEDAENGFDIKCTIRLKQSRPFGTKKLAVKSASTSSSTASKTTDNKKIVVEQQRTTTGKETAKTHTVKSGDTLWAIAKKHLGDGSKYTQLAKLNNISNPNLIKVGQVIKLG is encoded by the coding sequence ATGTATAACTTTTTTATGGATGGTGTGCAGCTACCTGTTGCTCCTCCATCTATGAGCATGCAGATCAATAACAAAAACGAAACAATCACTCTTATCAATGAGGGGGAGGTCAATATCCTTAAGAAAGCTGGATTGACGGATATTGAATTTGAAGTTGAATTTCCAAACTCCAAATATCCATATGCAGTTTATCCAAATGGATATCAACCAGCTACGTATTTTTTAGAACACCTCGAAAAATTAAAAGTCTCTCAAGAGCCATTTCAGTTCATTGTTAATCGAATGAAACCTGATGGCTCTTTATTATTTGACACAAACATGACGGTATCGTTAGAGGAATATCCGATTGATGAAGATGCGGAGAATGGATTTGATATTAAATGTACTATCCGTTTGAAACAATCCAGACCATTCGGTACCAAAAAACTAGCAGTAAAATCAGCATCTACAAGCTCGTCTACAGCTTCTAAAACGACCGACAACAAAAAGATCGTCGTTGAACAACAACGCACCACAACAGGCAAAGAAACTGCCAAGACGCACACGGTTAAAAGTGGTGATACGCTTTGGGCAATCGCTAAAAAGCATTTAGGTGATGGTTCTAAGTATACACAATTGGCAAAGCTCAATAATATTTCTAATCCGAATTTAATCAAGGTAGGGCAGGTGATTAAACTTGGGTAA
- a CDS encoding helix-turn-helix domain-containing protein: MSNKTFSIDTKISALKYLEEGRYSVREICRMFNVNVRNLYEWQAKYQFGGINALLCPAKNKIYPEELKRNAIEDYLTGNYSKHELMVKYGISGQTVFNRWLKKYNSHSELKDSNQRMTQTMTKGRKTTLEERIEIVKTCLKNEKDYKKHNGFG; encoded by the coding sequence TTGTCTAATAAAACATTTTCAATAGATACGAAGATTTCGGCTCTTAAATACTTGGAGGAAGGTCGTTACTCTGTAAGAGAAATTTGTCGCATGTTCAATGTGAATGTAAGGAACTTATATGAATGGCAAGCTAAATATCAATTCGGGGGCATAAACGCATTACTTTGTCCTGCAAAAAATAAAATCTATCCTGAAGAATTGAAAAGAAACGCCATTGAAGATTACTTAACAGGAAATTATTCAAAGCACGAGCTCATGGTCAAGTATGGAATCAGTGGTCAAACTGTATTCAACAGGTGGTTAAAAAAATATAATAGTCATAGTGAATTAAAAGACTCGAATCAAAGGATGACCCAAACTATGACTAAAGGAAGAAAAACCACTTTAGAAGAACGAATTGAAATTGTGAAAACTTGCCTAAAAAATGAAAAGGATTATAAAAAACATAACGGGTTCGGTTGA
- a CDS encoding baseplate J/gp47 family protein: MAERINLDISYEELQQNMLNRIPNQFDKREGMPIFTSIAPTAIELQNVYIHLKYILNEFFIETASREYLVLRAAERGLSPHESTKAIWKGVFNINVPIGSRFSLDSLNFVVIKQIAPGEFLLECESTGDEGNSFSGTLIPIEYINGLEMAELTELVQAGEDEEGTESFRERYLESVRLPSTSGNKAHYKIWAREVSGVGDVKVFPTWNGPGTVKVAIIDMNKRAADTELVASVYTHIEEIRPIGATVTVVSGQEKAISVSAEVVLANGFTIGQVQMAFEQLLINRFAEIAFKETYVSYARIGNLLLDVPGVGDYTDLKVNGGTANILLADEEIPVLNTVTLGV; this comes from the coding sequence GTGGCAGAAAGAATCAATTTAGATATTTCCTATGAAGAATTACAACAAAACATGTTAAATAGAATACCGAATCAATTCGACAAACGAGAAGGTATGCCTATTTTTACATCTATTGCCCCAACTGCTATTGAACTACAAAACGTGTATATTCATTTGAAATACATTTTAAACGAATTCTTTATTGAAACGGCGTCTAGAGAATATTTAGTTTTACGGGCCGCTGAAAGAGGATTATCCCCGCATGAATCAACAAAAGCGATTTGGAAAGGCGTATTTAATATCAATGTTCCAATAGGTTCACGTTTTAGTTTAGATAGTTTAAATTTCGTAGTTATTAAGCAGATTGCGCCAGGCGAGTTTTTATTGGAATGTGAATCTACTGGAGATGAAGGTAACTCGTTTTCAGGTACATTGATTCCCATCGAATATATTAATGGATTAGAAATGGCTGAACTAACAGAATTAGTACAAGCGGGAGAAGATGAAGAAGGAACAGAAAGCTTTCGTGAGAGGTATCTTGAATCGGTAAGGTTGCCTTCGACAAGTGGTAATAAGGCTCATTATAAAATTTGGGCTAGAGAAGTAAGCGGCGTGGGTGATGTAAAAGTTTTCCCTACTTGGAATGGTCCAGGGACTGTAAAAGTTGCAATTATTGATATGAACAAACGCGCTGCAGATACGGAATTAGTAGCTTCTGTTTATACCCATATTGAAGAAATCAGACCAATTGGCGCAACGGTTACAGTCGTAAGTGGTCAAGAAAAGGCAATCAGTGTATCAGCAGAGGTTGTGCTTGCAAATGGTTTTACGATTGGACAAGTACAAATGGCATTTGAGCAATTATTAATTAACAGGTTCGCAGAAATTGCATTTAAAGAAACATATGTTTCATATGCGCGCATCGGAAATTTGTTGCTCGATGTACCAGGTGTTGGTGATTACACTGATTTAAAAGTAAACGGCGGTACAGCAAACATTTTACTAGCGGATGAGGAAATACCGGTCCTAAATACAGTGACATTGGGGGTGTAG
- a CDS encoding BrxA/BrxB family bacilliredoxin yields the protein MNAYDEYMRQVTQPMRTELESAGFTQLTTADSVHEFMAETKGTSLVVINSVCGCAAGLARPAAREAVAEVKPDNLVTVFAGQDPEATMAMRGYFDEVPPSSPSMAILKDGQLAYFIPREQIEGFPMEQIRDHLEGVLKQVCAE from the coding sequence ATGAATGCTTACGATGAATACATGCGCCAAGTGACGCAGCCAATGCGTACGGAGCTTGAAAGTGCAGGATTTACACAATTAACAACAGCAGATAGCGTTCATGAATTTATGGCGGAAACAAAAGGGACTTCTTTAGTTGTCATCAACTCAGTATGTGGGTGTGCGGCAGGTTTAGCACGTCCAGCAGCGCGTGAAGCGGTGGCAGAGGTGAAGCCGGACAATTTAGTAACGGTCTTTGCGGGTCAAGATCCAGAAGCAACAATGGCAATGCGCGGTTATTTTGATGAAGTGCCACCAAGCTCGCCATCAATGGCCATTTTAAAAGACGGTCAATTAGCGTACTTCATTCCACGTGAACAAATCGAAGGCTTCCCAATGGAGCAAATTCGTGACCATTTAGAAGGCGTACTAAAGCAAGTATGTGCCGAGTAA
- the istB gene encoding IS21-like element helper ATPase IstB, which produces MDKQTEMIEMCKELRLPSIRYLLEQEAIFEQHSSPAEFMYFALKQEMEDRYVRAKANRIRLANFPEKKLLEELDVEALPQNAAVRLPHLKELKFIQEKQNVLLIGSPGTGKTHLAIGLGIEACLAGYKVYFTSVASLVNQLKESRSARTLRSFELKFEKYDLVIIDELGYISFDKEGAELLFTHLSLRAGRAATIITSNLTFERWEEVFHDPVLTSALTDRLTHRAHIINMVGSSYRILETKEWMEQSNF; this is translated from the coding sequence ATGGACAAGCAAACAGAAATGATTGAAATGTGTAAAGAACTACGTTTACCAAGTATTCGCTATTTACTTGAACAGGAAGCCATATTTGAGCAGCATTCCTCGCCGGCCGAGTTTATGTATTTCGCTTTAAAACAGGAAATGGAGGACCGATACGTTCGAGCAAAAGCTAACCGAATCCGATTAGCGAACTTCCCAGAAAAAAAGCTTTTAGAGGAATTAGATGTAGAGGCACTGCCGCAAAATGCGGCGGTTCGCCTTCCCCATTTGAAAGAACTAAAGTTTATTCAAGAGAAGCAGAATGTATTATTAATTGGATCCCCTGGTACCGGTAAAACCCATCTTGCGATTGGATTAGGAATTGAAGCCTGTTTAGCAGGCTATAAAGTGTATTTCACAAGTGTAGCCTCACTTGTGAATCAATTAAAAGAGAGCCGTTCAGCAAGAACGTTACGCTCATTTGAACTGAAATTTGAGAAGTATGATTTAGTCATTATTGATGAATTAGGTTACATTTCATTTGATAAAGAAGGAGCAGAGCTTCTTTTCACACACTTATCATTACGTGCTGGTCGGGCAGCGACCATTATTACAAGTAATCTAACATTTGAGCGATGGGAAGAAGTATTCCACGATCCAGTACTAACTTCAGCTTTAACTGATCGACTCACACATCGAGCACACATCATCAACATGGTCGGTAGCTCATACCGTATTTTGGAGACGAAAGAATGGATGGAACAGAGCAACTTTTAA
- a CDS encoding hydrolase — protein sequence MGKSKLYILSRGHIYECAVQEPIIWETHRKGVPGKLTFNVLNDDVLAFYEGDAVRFEYDGQKLFYGFVFTKKRSNSRIISVTAYDQLRYFKNKNTYTYKAKTAAQLLKILIADFKLKAGSIDNTKHVISSRVEDNQELFTMMENALAITTKHTGKLFVMYDDYGSINLREAKNMKLNILVDEDSAETFEYTTSIDENTYNKIKLYREDKKKGKREIFIAQDSSKMNEWGVLQYTESVESGENGKLKADTLLALYNQKSRKLHINKVFGDSRVRGGSIIGVQLHLGDLKVAKFMMIETVKHSFYESKHQMDLKLIGGDFIA from the coding sequence TTGGGTAAAAGCAAGCTTTATATTTTATCCCGAGGTCACATTTACGAATGTGCCGTACAAGAACCTATTATATGGGAGACACATCGCAAAGGAGTACCAGGGAAACTTACCTTTAATGTACTAAACGATGATGTACTTGCCTTTTACGAGGGTGATGCAGTCCGTTTTGAATATGACGGCCAAAAGCTTTTTTACGGCTTTGTCTTTACTAAAAAGCGGTCAAATAGTCGAATTATTAGTGTTACTGCTTATGATCAATTGCGTTACTTTAAAAATAAAAATACGTACACATATAAAGCAAAAACAGCAGCGCAATTATTGAAAATCTTAATTGCTGATTTTAAATTGAAGGCTGGGTCCATCGACAACACGAAGCATGTTATTAGTTCTCGTGTCGAAGATAACCAAGAGCTTTTTACAATGATGGAGAATGCTTTGGCTATAACCACTAAGCATACTGGTAAATTATTTGTGATGTATGATGATTATGGCAGTATCAATTTGCGTGAGGCTAAGAATATGAAGCTAAATATACTGGTAGATGAAGATAGCGCCGAAACGTTTGAGTACACTACTTCCATTGATGAAAATACCTACAATAAAATTAAGTTATATCGTGAAGATAAAAAGAAAGGTAAGCGAGAAATTTTTATTGCACAGGACAGCTCGAAAATGAACGAATGGGGTGTGCTCCAGTACACTGAATCAGTTGAAAGTGGAGAAAACGGCAAGCTCAAAGCAGACACCCTGTTGGCGCTGTACAATCAAAAATCTCGTAAATTGCATATTAATAAAGTATTTGGTGATAGTCGTGTACGAGGTGGATCAATCATCGGTGTGCAGCTACATTTAGGTGATTTAAAAGTAGCTAAGTTTATGATGATAGAAACTGTTAAACATTCCTTCTACGAGTCCAAGCATCAAATGGACTTAAAATTGATTGGCGGTGATTTCATTGCGTGA
- a CDS encoding stalk domain-containing protein, with amino-acid sequence MKKLKIFIMALLVLSTVSFSNVDSTSASNNISIQVNGNKQSYSDKAIIKGGSTLVPLRGIFEALGASVSWNESAKTIDAKKGDTTVWLKIGSTTTKVNGKNVSISVPAQVVSGSTLVPLRFISEALGAGVEWNQITKTIKITSNETPTPEPTPTPEPTPTPEPTPTPEPIPTPEPTPTPEPTPTPEPTPTPEPTSTPEPTPTPEPVQTGFKNCSELKKVYPSGISSSHPAYEKKFDRDGDGWACE; translated from the coding sequence GTGAAAAAATTAAAAATATTTATTATGGCGCTACTAGTCTTATCGACGGTTTCATTTAGTAACGTTGATAGTACTAGTGCTTCAAATAATATTTCTATTCAAGTTAATGGAAATAAACAATCGTATAGCGATAAAGCTATTATCAAAGGTGGATCTACATTAGTACCCTTACGTGGGATTTTTGAAGCGTTAGGAGCGTCAGTTAGTTGGAATGAATCAGCAAAAACTATCGACGCTAAAAAAGGTGATACAACGGTATGGTTGAAGATAGGTTCTACTACAACAAAAGTTAACGGTAAAAATGTTAGTATTTCAGTGCCAGCACAAGTTGTAAGCGGCAGCACCTTAGTACCACTACGTTTTATTAGTGAAGCATTAGGGGCCGGTGTTGAATGGAATCAAATTACTAAAACAATTAAGATCACTTCAAATGAAACTCCAACACCAGAGCCGACTCCAACACCAGAGCCGACTCCAACACCAGAGCCGACTCCAACACCAGAGCCGATTCCAACACCAGAGCCGACTCCAACACCAGAGCCGACTCCAACACCAGAACCGACTCCAACACCAGAGCCGACTTCAACACCAGAGCCGACTCCAACACCAGAGCCAGTACAAACTGGATTTAAGAATTGTTCTGAGTTGAAAAAAGTTTATCCATCAGGTATTTCATCAAGCCATCCAGCTTACGAAAAGAAGTTCGACAGAGATGGTGATGGTTGGGCTTGTGAATGA
- the istA gene encoding IS21 family transposase → MISLEKKQLVLIEYYQHKTSQRQIAEKLKMSRNTVKKYIEQDLAARQQDTRNLPVTDNYVTPPAYKKRNGKKVALTNTIMKRLRQMMKQNEQKRELNMHKQQLKIIDMHEKLLDEGFKISYTTVRNFVNREEQKQKEVFIRQDPAVGREIEFDWGEVKLFIDGKLRSFSLAVFTLAYSNERYARLYESETMICVQDAHVKCIEALGFVPNVFTYDNMRTVVKNFVGNDRFITDGMKSLSLHYHFQIRLCQPRKGNEKGHVERSVEYIRRKAFAHRDTYISLEEAQQYLVSIIEKLNNRPHYLKEKTHHELMLEERAERAGSLTAAPFDPAELVELRVDKYSTVTYRQNRYSVPEGRVGEYIKLKARAEEVLLFSEGECIAKHKRSWQVHTWVMNIYHYLNTLEKKKGALAQSECLSQAPKDIKNIYQRYYIGNEKDFLELLVYVKERDCLTRVLEVITELEKNPLVHITTEKIIFLAEQSAEVRTVLTDQDDVTSQSLDNLSSLAALFHSKGTGVIH, encoded by the coding sequence GTGATCAGTTTGGAGAAAAAGCAATTAGTGCTGATTGAGTACTACCAGCACAAGACAAGCCAACGTCAAATTGCGGAGAAGCTCAAGATGTCACGCAATACCGTTAAAAAATATATAGAGCAGGATCTCGCAGCAAGACAACAAGATACGAGGAATTTACCGGTTACAGACAATTACGTAACGCCTCCGGCTTATAAAAAGCGAAATGGAAAAAAGGTAGCTTTAACAAATACGATTATGAAACGACTTCGTCAAATGATGAAACAGAATGAACAGAAGCGTGAATTAAATATGCATAAGCAACAGTTAAAGATCATTGATATGCATGAAAAGCTTTTGGATGAAGGATTTAAAATTAGCTATACGACCGTTCGCAACTTCGTTAATCGTGAGGAACAAAAGCAGAAAGAAGTATTCATCCGTCAGGATCCAGCTGTAGGTCGTGAGATTGAGTTTGATTGGGGAGAAGTAAAGTTATTTATCGATGGCAAGCTAAGAAGTTTTTCACTAGCAGTATTTACCCTAGCCTATAGTAATGAACGCTATGCACGTCTTTATGAATCTGAAACGATGATTTGCGTACAGGATGCACATGTAAAATGTATAGAAGCATTAGGATTTGTGCCGAATGTTTTTACATATGACAATATGCGAACAGTTGTCAAAAACTTCGTTGGGAATGACCGCTTCATTACCGATGGTATGAAAAGTTTATCCTTACATTATCATTTTCAAATAAGACTTTGTCAGCCTCGTAAAGGAAATGAAAAAGGCCATGTGGAGCGAAGTGTAGAATACATTCGTCGGAAAGCATTTGCGCATCGAGATACGTATATTTCTTTGGAAGAGGCACAGCAATATTTAGTCTCCATCATTGAAAAACTAAATAACCGTCCACATTATTTGAAAGAGAAAACGCATCATGAATTAATGTTAGAAGAAAGAGCTGAACGAGCAGGTAGTTTAACAGCAGCACCGTTTGATCCAGCAGAATTAGTGGAGCTACGTGTGGATAAATATAGTACCGTTACCTATCGTCAAAATCGTTATTCTGTCCCTGAGGGACGTGTAGGAGAATACATTAAGTTGAAAGCTCGCGCAGAAGAAGTGCTTCTATTTAGCGAAGGTGAATGCATCGCGAAGCATAAAAGAAGCTGGCAAGTTCATACTTGGGTGATGAATATCTACCACTATTTAAATACCCTTGAAAAGAAAAAAGGTGCCTTAGCCCAAAGTGAATGTTTGAGCCAAGCACCAAAAGATATAAAAAATATCTACCAACGCTATTATATCGGAAATGAAAAAGATTTTCTAGAGCTGCTTGTCTATGTAAAAGAACGAGATTGCCTAACAAGAGTACTAGAAGTAATTACCGAACTTGAAAAGAACCCTTTGGTTCATATAACAACCGAAAAAATCATTTTCTTAGCAGAGCAGTCAGCTGAAGTACGTACTGTTCTTACTGACCAAGATGATGTCACCAGCCAATCCTTAGATAATTTATCGTCATTAGCAGCATTATTTCATTCTAAAGGAACAGGAGTGATTCATTAA
- a CDS encoding N-acetylmuramoyl-L-alanine amidase: MTYAVAGLKTGDKIGKATVVIDIIKKGNPEIRPCTSMKPQYVTIHNTGNRGKGANAKAHNNLIHSLAGKPVRETSHVSWHVAIDEEYIYIHIPFNETAWHCGDGAKGSGNSKSIGLEICMHSDQKSYDQAEENAIALTVHLMRYYNLSAKNVRPHQDWSSKYCPELILRRDGTFAKYRARANAAHQIGVSGKKNSVEKGDANIMQFSSSATKSAVRDELVQFVGKGLIDKSWVDKFDRGEMTNGDYDGLKVIVNQRLATAK, from the coding sequence ATGACCTACGCAGTAGCTGGACTTAAAACAGGTGATAAAATCGGGAAAGCAACAGTCGTTATCGACATCATCAAAAAAGGTAACCCAGAAATTCGACCATGCACATCCATGAAACCGCAGTATGTGACGATTCACAACACGGGCAACCGTGGTAAAGGCGCTAATGCAAAAGCTCACAACAATCTAATACACAGCTTAGCTGGTAAGCCCGTACGCGAAACCTCACACGTATCGTGGCACGTTGCGATTGACGAAGAATACATTTACATTCATATTCCGTTCAATGAGACGGCGTGGCATTGTGGTGATGGTGCAAAAGGGTCTGGCAACAGCAAATCAATCGGCCTTGAAATTTGTATGCACAGTGACCAAAAAAGTTATGATCAGGCAGAAGAAAACGCAATCGCTCTTACGGTCCATTTGATGCGATATTACAATTTGTCAGCTAAAAACGTACGACCGCACCAAGATTGGAGCAGTAAGTATTGTCCAGAGCTGATTTTGCGCCGTGATGGTACATTTGCAAAGTATCGCGCTCGAGCAAATGCAGCACATCAAATCGGAGTCTCAGGCAAAAAAAATTCAGTGGAAAAAGGAGATGCAAACATTATGCAATTCAGTTCTTCAGCAACAAAATCAGCCGTTCGCGACGAGCTGGTACAATTCGTAGGTAAAGGTCTTATTGATAAATCATGGGTTGATAAGTTCGATAGGGGCGAAATGACAAACGGTGATTACGATGGCCTTAAAGTGATTGTTAATCAGCGTTTAGCTACTGCAAAATAA
- a CDS encoding DUF2634 domain-containing protein, protein MIPRAENEGLSADFEEVIEPSKNYQLILDKNRCVGFVDELEATKQAIFLMLSVERYNHVIYSWNFGVEFNDLLGKPTNYVASEVKRRIRECLLQDDRINEVDSFVVTTNKSKVHVKFTAHTIYGDVESEKEVSY, encoded by the coding sequence ATGATTCCACGAGCTGAAAACGAAGGATTATCGGCAGACTTTGAAGAAGTCATCGAGCCATCTAAAAACTACCAATTAATACTGGATAAAAATCGCTGTGTTGGCTTTGTAGATGAACTCGAAGCCACGAAACAAGCGATTTTTTTAATGCTTTCAGTTGAGCGTTACAATCATGTTATTTACAGTTGGAATTTTGGTGTTGAGTTTAACGATTTATTAGGCAAACCAACAAACTATGTGGCCAGTGAGGTAAAACGCCGCATTCGGGAATGCTTGTTACAGGATGACCGTATTAATGAGGTGGATTCGTTTGTTGTTACTACAAACAAAAGTAAAGTACATGTTAAATTTACAGCTCACACCATTTACGGAGATGTCGAGAGCGAAAAAGAGGTGAGTTATTAG
- a CDS encoding holin, which produces MDLTGLILVAITLVAIVTAVVEVVKKTFKIPARFLPITSIVIGILIALIVWPLSTYELYYMIVGGLIAGLAASGTFDALKAVGKKEGELK; this is translated from the coding sequence ATGGATTTAACAGGATTAATTTTAGTAGCAATTACACTGGTAGCAATTGTCACGGCAGTAGTTGAGGTAGTCAAAAAAACATTTAAAATTCCGGCACGTTTCTTACCGATTACATCTATTGTGATCGGTATTTTAATTGCCCTAATTGTTTGGCCGCTTAGCACTTATGAGCTTTATTACATGATCGTGGGTGGTTTAATTGCTGGACTTGCAGCTAGTGGCACATTTGATGCACTTAAAGCTGTCGGGAAAAAGGAAGGTGAGTTAAAATGA
- a CDS encoding DUF2577 domain-containing protein has product MTDFVRSIRKIVLDAVNAQKPTTVVFGIVESISPLKVRLDQKLVLEEEHLKLTSAVMDYATEIKINNGTRQACTIFNALKVNDKVTMIRQHGGQQYLIIDKEVA; this is encoded by the coding sequence ATGACGGATTTTGTGAGGTCCATACGCAAAATTGTGTTAGATGCGGTAAATGCCCAAAAACCAACAACAGTCGTATTCGGCATTGTTGAAAGTATCAGTCCTTTAAAAGTACGTTTAGATCAGAAGTTAGTTCTTGAAGAAGAACATTTGAAACTTACAAGTGCGGTAATGGACTACGCAACAGAAATTAAAATTAACAATGGCACTCGCCAAGCATGTACGATTTTTAACGCTTTAAAGGTTAACGACAAAGTTACTATGATCAGGCAACATGGCGGTCAGCAATATTTAATCATCGACAAGGAGGTGGCTTGA
- a CDS encoding YmfQ family protein has product MYGSNVYGTFAYSNNPITDEVITPFIPDLLKYLPPIYQEILEIKAIQDTIAPEIGNAKYSVASTIDQMFIETATWGLALWEKELGIVTDISKPEHFRREIVKARLRGRGTVTKQLIINTAKAFSGGDVEVIEYPAESRFVVRFVGVLGIPPNLAGLIEEIDNIKPAHLQYEFEYTYTTWDMLKQLTWDDARNYTWNDIKSYKGGA; this is encoded by the coding sequence TTGTACGGATCTAATGTATACGGTACGTTCGCTTATAGCAATAACCCAATTACTGATGAAGTCATAACACCTTTTATTCCAGATTTATTAAAGTATCTTCCACCTATTTATCAAGAGATTTTAGAGATTAAAGCCATACAGGATACAATTGCCCCAGAAATAGGGAATGCAAAATACAGTGTTGCAAGTACTATCGATCAAATGTTTATTGAAACCGCTACTTGGGGGTTAGCTCTTTGGGAAAAAGAACTGGGTATTGTCACTGATATTTCTAAGCCTGAGCATTTTCGCCGAGAAATTGTTAAGGCTCGATTGCGTGGGCGAGGGACGGTTACAAAACAGCTTATTATAAATACAGCTAAAGCATTTTCGGGCGGTGATGTGGAAGTCATTGAATATCCTGCTGAATCTCGCTTTGTTGTGAGGTTTGTAGGCGTATTAGGCATCCCTCCAAATTTAGCTGGATTGATTGAGGAGATTGATAATATCAAGCCAGCTCATTTACAGTATGAATTTGAATACACGTATACAACGTGGGATATGTTAAAGCAATTGACATGGGATGATGCAAGGAATTATACGTGGAATGACATTAAAAGCTATAAAGGAGGCGCTTAA